A stretch of the Mycolicibacterium celeriflavum genome encodes the following:
- a CDS encoding sulfate ABC transporter substrate-binding protein codes for MVNIRKSWRAAAALATTATLLAACGGGTSDVPGADRQGGDAETTLTLVAYAVPEPGWRDILPAFAASQEGEGVAVTTSYGASGDQSRAVVDGKPADVVNFSVEPDITRLVEAGKVTEDWNAGVTKGIPFGSVVSLVVREGNPKNIKDWDDLLQPGLEVVSPSPLSSGSAKWNLLAPYAAKSNGGQNPQAGLEFVDKLVTEHIKTRPASGREATDLFLQGTGDVLLSYENEAINVERQGKPVEHVNPPQTFKIENPVAVVTSSAHQDKANALKNFLYTPEAQKIWAQAGFRPVDPAVAEDFAIDFPAPQKLWTIADLDGWSTVDPALFDKDNGSITKIYKQATG; via the coding sequence ATGGTCAACATCCGCAAATCCTGGCGTGCCGCCGCGGCGCTCGCGACCACCGCAACCCTGCTCGCCGCGTGCGGTGGCGGGACGAGCGATGTGCCGGGCGCCGACCGGCAGGGCGGCGACGCCGAAACCACCCTGACGCTCGTCGCCTACGCCGTGCCCGAACCCGGTTGGCGAGACATCCTCCCGGCGTTCGCGGCCAGCCAAGAAGGTGAAGGCGTGGCGGTCACGACGTCCTACGGTGCGTCGGGTGATCAGTCGCGCGCGGTGGTCGACGGCAAACCTGCCGACGTCGTGAACTTCTCGGTTGAACCCGACATCACCCGGCTGGTGGAGGCGGGCAAGGTCACCGAGGACTGGAACGCCGGCGTCACGAAGGGCATCCCGTTCGGCTCGGTCGTTTCGCTGGTTGTCCGCGAGGGCAACCCAAAGAACATCAAGGACTGGGACGACCTTCTGCAACCCGGGCTCGAAGTGGTCAGCCCCAGCCCGTTGAGTTCCGGGTCGGCGAAGTGGAACCTGTTGGCGCCGTATGCCGCCAAGAGCAACGGCGGCCAGAACCCGCAGGCCGGCCTCGAATTCGTGGACAAGCTTGTCACCGAACACATCAAGACCAGGCCGGCGTCGGGCCGCGAGGCCACCGACCTGTTCCTGCAGGGCACCGGCGATGTGCTGTTGAGCTACGAGAACGAGGCGATCAACGTCGAGCGTCAGGGCAAGCCGGTCGAACACGTCAACCCGCCGCAGACGTTCAAAATCGAGAATCCCGTCGCCGTGGTCACCTCCAGCGCGCATCAGGACAAGGCGAACGCGCTGAAGAACTTCCTCTACACCCCGGAGGCCCAGAAGATCTGGGCGCAGGCCGGTTTCCGGCCGGTCGATCCCGCGGTCGCCGAGGACTTCGCGATCGACTTCCCCGCCCCGCAGAAGCTGTGGACGATCGCCGACCTGGATGGCTGGAGCACCGTCGATCCGGCATTGTTCGACAAGGACAACGGCTCGATCACGAAAATCTACAAACAGGCGACCGGATGA
- a CDS encoding sulfate/molybdate ABC transporter ATP-binding protein: MPNAITVEGANKRYGDFAALDNVDFDVPAGSLTALLGPSGSGKSTLLRAIAGLDQPDSGTITINGRDVTKIPPQRRGIGFVFQHYAAFKHLTVRDNVAFGLKIRKRSKAEIAEKVDNLLEVVGLTGFQTRYPNQLSGGQRQRMALARALAVDPQVLLLDEPFGALDAKVREDLRAWLRRLHDEVHVTTVLVTHDQSEALDVADRIAVLNKGRIEQIGSPTQVYDEPANAFVMSFLGAVSLLNGALVRPHDIRVGRTPEMAIASIDDSVQSAGVVRAVIDRIVMLGFEVRVEMTNAATQTPFTAQITRGDAEALGLREGDTVYVRATRVPSIPAGTELPTADTPPTTRR; encoded by the coding sequence GTGCCGAACGCGATCACCGTGGAGGGCGCCAACAAGCGCTACGGCGACTTCGCCGCGCTCGACAACGTCGACTTCGACGTGCCCGCCGGTTCGCTCACCGCGCTGCTGGGGCCCAGCGGTTCGGGCAAGTCCACCCTGCTGCGCGCGATCGCCGGCCTGGACCAGCCCGACAGCGGGACCATCACGATCAACGGCCGCGACGTCACCAAGATCCCGCCGCAGCGACGCGGCATCGGCTTCGTCTTCCAGCACTACGCCGCGTTCAAGCACCTGACCGTCCGCGACAACGTCGCGTTCGGACTCAAGATCCGCAAACGGTCGAAGGCCGAGATCGCCGAGAAGGTCGACAATCTCCTTGAAGTCGTTGGGCTGACGGGTTTTCAGACCCGATACCCGAACCAGCTCTCCGGCGGTCAGCGTCAGCGCATGGCGCTTGCCCGCGCGCTCGCGGTGGACCCGCAGGTGCTGCTGCTCGATGAGCCGTTCGGCGCGCTGGACGCCAAGGTGCGCGAGGATCTGCGGGCGTGGCTGCGCCGCCTGCATGACGAGGTGCATGTGACGACGGTATTGGTCACCCATGACCAATCCGAGGCCCTCGACGTCGCCGACCGGATCGCGGTGCTCAACAAGGGCCGTATCGAGCAGATCGGTTCACCGACACAGGTGTACGACGAGCCGGCGAACGCGTTCGTGATGTCGTTCCTCGGTGCCGTGTCGTTGCTGAACGGGGCCCTGGTGCGCCCGCACGACATCCGGGTGGGGCGCACGCCCGAGATGGCGATCGCCTCGATCGACGACTCGGTGCAGAGCGCCGGCGTGGTGCGCGCGGTCATCGACCGGATCGTCATGCTGGGCTTCGAAGTTCGCGTCGAAATGACCAACGCCGCAACGCAGACGCCGTTCACCGCGCAGATCACCCGCGGCGACGCCGAGGCGCTCGGACTGCGGGAAGGCGACACCGTGTACGTGCGTGCCACCCGCGTGCCGTCGATTCCCGCCGGCACCGAACTGCCGACGGCCGACACGCCACCGACGACGAGGCGCTGA
- a CDS encoding sirohydrochlorin chelatase — MRAARVVTVLAPARRALVLTAHGSADPRSAAVTHAVAGRIRRLRPWLDVRAAFLEQNGPYLSDTLRELDGPGVVVPFLLADAFHARIDIPAVIEESGAVVDRADVLGEDPALMTVFRRRLAEAGVSPDDDGLGVIVVAVGTSSEAANARTATVAHGLVAGTRWCGTQIAFATGAYPGVADATERLRADGAERLVIAPWFLAHGRITDRVRAYAAANGISMTEPLGSHNLVAATVLDRFDAIAAAAAVGAEAPVAAGAVAAA; from the coding sequence ATGCGGGCTGCACGCGTCGTGACGGTGCTGGCACCCGCCCGCCGCGCTCTGGTGCTGACGGCCCACGGCAGCGCCGACCCCCGGTCGGCGGCGGTGACGCATGCGGTGGCGGGCCGGATCCGGCGGCTGCGGCCGTGGCTGGACGTCCGCGCGGCGTTCCTCGAACAGAACGGGCCTTACCTGAGTGACACTTTGCGCGAGCTGGACGGCCCCGGTGTCGTGGTCCCGTTCCTGCTCGCCGATGCCTTCCACGCGCGGATCGACATTCCCGCCGTCATCGAGGAGTCCGGTGCCGTGGTGGACCGGGCCGACGTTCTCGGCGAGGACCCGGCCCTGATGACGGTGTTCCGCCGGCGTCTCGCCGAGGCCGGGGTCTCCCCTGACGACGACGGGCTCGGGGTGATCGTCGTCGCGGTCGGCACCTCCAGCGAAGCCGCCAACGCGCGCACCGCGACGGTGGCGCACGGCCTGGTTGCCGGAACTCGTTGGTGCGGAACGCAGATCGCCTTCGCTACCGGTGCCTACCCTGGCGTCGCCGACGCCACGGAGCGGCTGCGGGCCGACGGCGCCGAGCGCCTCGTCATCGCCCCCTGGTTTTTGGCGCACGGCCGCATCACCGACCGGGTGAGGGCGTACGCCGCAGCGAACGGCATTTCGATGACCGAACCGCTGGGCTCGCACAACTTGGTCGCCGCGACGGTGCTGGACCGCTTTGACGCAATAGCCGCGGCCGCCGCGGTCGGCGCAGAGGCTCCAGTCGCCGCGGGGGCGGTCGCCGCCGCCTGA
- the cysW gene encoding sulfate ABC transporter permease subunit CysW produces the protein MILSPAARYVLRIVALGYLLVLLVVPVGLILWRTFAPGIGTFVESITTPAAISALHLSLLVVAIVVPLNVIFGVPTALVLARNRFRGKSLLQAVIDLPFAVSPVVVGVALILLWGSAGAFGFVENNLGLKIIFGLPGIVLASIFVTVPYVIREVEPVLHELGTDQEEAASTLGSSSWQTFWRVTLPSIKWGLMYGVVLTVARTLGEYGAVIMVSSNLPGTSQTLTLLVSDRHARGAEYGAYAISTLLMAVAVIVLIAQVILDARRQKTTE, from the coding sequence ATGATCCTTTCACCTGCGGCGCGGTACGTGCTGCGCATCGTCGCACTCGGCTACCTGCTGGTGCTGCTGGTCGTGCCCGTCGGGCTGATCCTGTGGCGCACCTTCGCGCCCGGCATCGGCACCTTCGTCGAGTCGATCACCACGCCGGCGGCGATCTCGGCGCTTCACCTTTCGCTGCTGGTGGTCGCGATCGTCGTGCCGCTCAATGTGATCTTCGGGGTGCCGACGGCTCTGGTGCTGGCGCGCAACCGGTTTCGTGGCAAGAGCCTGCTCCAGGCGGTCATCGACCTGCCGTTCGCGGTGTCTCCGGTGGTGGTCGGTGTCGCATTGATCCTGTTGTGGGGCAGCGCCGGAGCGTTCGGCTTCGTCGAAAACAACCTCGGTCTCAAGATCATCTTCGGTTTGCCGGGCATCGTGTTGGCGAGCATCTTCGTCACCGTGCCGTACGTCATCCGCGAGGTCGAGCCCGTCCTGCATGAGCTGGGCACCGACCAGGAGGAGGCGGCGTCGACGCTGGGTTCGAGCTCGTGGCAGACGTTCTGGCGGGTCACCCTGCCCTCGATCAAGTGGGGCCTGATGTACGGCGTGGTCCTGACCGTGGCCCGTACCCTCGGCGAGTACGGGGCGGTGATCATGGTGTCGTCGAACCTGCCGGGTACCTCGCAGACGCTGACCCTGCTGGTGTCGGACCGCCATGCGCGCGGCGCGGAATACGGCGCCTACGCGATCTCGACGCTGCTGATGGCGGTGGCGGTGATCGTGTTGATCGCTCAGGTGATTCTCGACGCCCGCCGCCAGAAGACGACCGAGTAG
- a CDS encoding FAD-dependent oxidoreductase, producing the protein MPAKRTTCVVVGGGPAGVMLGLLLARAGVEVTVMEKHADFLRDFRGDTVHASTLRLLDELGLSDEFAAVPHREIDTLALTVQGVQVAMDLRRIPGPHKHIALVPQWDFLELLASAAEREPSFTLLRSTEVLGPVCAGGTVTGVRYRGADGEVREMSAALTVACDGRSSTMRTAMGLTPRNFGVPMDVWWFRVPRDPDDPHGLAGVLGAGHAQIVIDRGDYFQCAYVIPKGRDQQLRAKGIGSLHRGVVALVPWLADRVGAVTSFDDVKLLDVQLNRLRRWYTDGLLLIGDAAHAMSPVGGVGINLAVADAVATGRILAGPLRSGTLSTRHLMLVQARRWLPTALIQSVQKMIHRRVIAVAVTSTGPAEPPLLVRAAARLPLLRRVAAYGVAIGPLPERIPAFARR; encoded by the coding sequence GTGCCTGCGAAGCGCACCACCTGCGTCGTGGTCGGCGGCGGCCCGGCGGGCGTGATGCTCGGACTGTTGCTCGCCCGTGCAGGCGTCGAGGTCACGGTGATGGAAAAGCACGCCGATTTCCTTCGCGACTTCCGCGGTGACACGGTGCACGCCAGCACGCTGCGGCTGCTCGATGAGTTGGGGTTGTCCGACGAGTTCGCCGCCGTGCCGCACCGCGAGATCGACACGTTGGCGTTGACGGTGCAAGGCGTGCAGGTTGCCATGGACCTGCGACGTATTCCCGGACCGCACAAGCACATTGCGTTGGTCCCGCAGTGGGACTTTCTCGAACTGCTGGCGTCAGCCGCGGAACGGGAGCCGTCCTTCACACTGCTGCGCAGCACCGAGGTGCTGGGGCCGGTCTGCGCAGGCGGCACGGTGACCGGGGTGCGCTACCGAGGCGCCGACGGCGAGGTCCGCGAGATGAGTGCGGCGCTGACCGTCGCCTGCGACGGGCGGTCTTCGACGATGCGCACCGCGATGGGCCTCACGCCGCGGAACTTCGGGGTGCCGATGGACGTCTGGTGGTTTCGGGTGCCCCGTGACCCCGATGATCCGCACGGGCTCGCCGGCGTGCTCGGCGCGGGGCACGCCCAGATCGTCATCGACCGCGGCGACTATTTCCAGTGCGCGTACGTCATTCCCAAGGGCCGCGACCAGCAGTTGCGCGCGAAGGGCATCGGGTCACTGCACCGCGGTGTGGTGGCCCTGGTGCCGTGGCTGGCCGACCGCGTCGGCGCGGTGACGTCGTTCGACGACGTGAAGCTGCTCGATGTGCAACTCAACCGGCTAAGGCGCTGGTACACCGATGGTTTGCTGCTGATCGGTGACGCCGCCCATGCGATGTCGCCGGTGGGCGGCGTCGGGATCAACCTCGCGGTGGCCGACGCCGTCGCGACGGGGCGGATCCTGGCCGGCCCGTTGCGCTCGGGGACGCTGTCCACCAGGCATCTGATGCTTGTCCAGGCCCGGCGATGGCTGCCGACGGCGCTGATCCAGTCGGTGCAGAAGATGATCCATCGCCGGGTCATCGCGGTCGCCGTCACGTCAACCGGACCCGCAGAGCCGCCCCTACTGGTGCGCGCCGCCGCCAGGCTGCCGTTGCTGCGCAGGGTGGCGGCCTACGGTGTCGCGATCGGCCCCCTTCCCGAACGTATCCCGGCCTTTGCCCGCCGGTGA
- the cysT gene encoding sulfate ABC transporter permease subunit CysT, with product MTAALDPGIFAGRYGSTRLRVGVATTWLSVIVLLPLAAIVWQSAGGGWAAFWEAVTSNAALESFRVTLTISTVVAVVNLFFGLLVAWVLTRDDFPGKRLVDAIIDLPFALPTIVASLVMLALYGPNSPVGVHIQHTKWGVATALLFVTLPFVVRSVQPVLLELDREVEEAAASLGADNFTIFRLVILPALLPSLLSGTGLAFSRAIGEYGSVVLIGGAVPGETEVSSQYIRTLIEFDDRTGAAAVSIVLLAFSFVVLLILRTVGARAAKRQELEA from the coding sequence ATGACGGCTGCGCTCGACCCCGGCATCTTCGCCGGCCGGTACGGCAGCACTCGCCTGCGTGTCGGCGTCGCGACGACGTGGTTGTCGGTGATCGTGCTGCTGCCGCTGGCCGCGATCGTCTGGCAGTCCGCGGGCGGCGGGTGGGCGGCGTTCTGGGAGGCGGTGACGTCCAACGCGGCGCTGGAATCGTTTCGCGTGACGTTGACGATCTCGACAGTCGTCGCGGTGGTGAACCTGTTCTTCGGCCTGCTGGTCGCCTGGGTGCTCACCCGCGACGACTTTCCCGGAAAGCGGTTGGTCGACGCGATCATCGACCTGCCGTTCGCGTTGCCCACCATCGTCGCCAGCCTGGTGATGCTCGCGCTCTACGGCCCGAACAGCCCGGTCGGAGTGCACATTCAGCACACGAAGTGGGGAGTGGCCACCGCGCTGCTGTTCGTCACGCTGCCGTTCGTGGTGCGCTCGGTGCAGCCGGTGCTGCTCGAACTGGACCGGGAAGTGGAGGAGGCCGCGGCGTCGCTGGGCGCCGACAACTTCACGATCTTCCGGCTGGTGATCCTGCCCGCGCTGCTGCCGTCGCTGCTGTCGGGTACCGGCCTGGCGTTCTCCCGCGCGATCGGCGAGTACGGCTCGGTCGTGCTGATCGGCGGGGCGGTACCGGGGGAGACCGAGGTGTCCTCCCAGTACATCCGTACCCTCATCGAATTCGATGACCGGACCGGGGCCGCCGCGGTTTCCATTGTGCTGCTGGCGTTTTCCTTTGTCGTGTTGTTGATCCTGCGCACCGTCGGGGCTCGCGCCGCCAAGCGGCAGGAGCTCGAGGCATGA
- a CDS encoding class I SAM-dependent methyltransferase, translating to MDALRTPAEVDPDKLMAFVFRAVEEAGAALNCALVVMGDRLGYYRSLAEHGPSTVAELAERTDTDERYAREWLNAQAAGSFVEYEPSTARYRLPPEQAVALTDETSPAFVTGLFQIAHGTARDAGRIIEAAGTGRGVGWGEHNSDVHVGCERFFRPTYAAHVVADWIPALDGVVDKLVRGARVADVGCGHGASTILMAQAFPASTFIGTDGHAESVAVARERGAATGTTSVSFQTAPADGFGGGPYDLVTMFDCLHDMGDPIGAARHVRDVIAEDGTWMVVEPAAGDRVEDNLNPIGRAYYGFSTLLCTPSSLSQPVGLALGTQAGPARIRDVVTTAGFSGFRLAAQTPFNNVFEIRP from the coding sequence ATGGACGCATTGCGCACACCTGCCGAGGTCGATCCGGACAAGCTCATGGCCTTCGTGTTCCGCGCTGTCGAGGAGGCCGGCGCCGCACTCAACTGTGCGCTGGTTGTCATGGGTGACCGACTCGGGTACTACCGGTCACTGGCCGAGCACGGGCCCAGCACCGTCGCTGAGTTGGCAGAACGCACCGACACCGACGAGCGTTACGCCAGGGAATGGCTCAACGCCCAAGCTGCGGGGTCGTTCGTGGAGTACGAACCGTCGACTGCGCGCTATCGGCTGCCGCCCGAGCAGGCGGTGGCACTCACCGACGAGACCAGCCCGGCCTTCGTCACCGGCCTGTTCCAGATCGCACACGGCACCGCAAGGGACGCAGGGCGCATCATCGAAGCGGCCGGCACCGGGCGCGGCGTCGGATGGGGCGAGCACAACTCCGACGTCCACGTCGGGTGTGAACGGTTCTTTCGCCCGACCTACGCCGCGCACGTGGTCGCCGACTGGATCCCGGCACTGGACGGTGTCGTGGACAAGCTGGTGCGCGGTGCCAGGGTGGCCGACGTCGGCTGCGGCCATGGGGCGTCGACAATCCTGATGGCTCAAGCCTTTCCGGCCTCGACGTTCATCGGGACAGACGGTCACGCAGAATCCGTCGCGGTGGCCCGTGAGCGGGGCGCCGCGACGGGAACGACGTCGGTCAGTTTCCAGACCGCGCCCGCGGACGGCTTCGGCGGCGGGCCGTACGACCTGGTCACGATGTTCGACTGCCTGCATGACATGGGCGATCCGATCGGCGCGGCACGCCATGTGCGGGACGTCATCGCCGAGGACGGCACGTGGATGGTGGTCGAACCGGCCGCCGGCGACCGGGTCGAAGACAACCTGAACCCGATCGGACGCGCCTACTACGGCTTCTCCACGCTGCTGTGCACGCCGTCGTCGCTGTCGCAGCCGGTCGGACTCGCATTGGGCACTCAGGCCGGTCCCGCCCGTATCCGCGACGTCGTGACGACCGCCGGGTTCAGCGGTTTCCGACTCGCGGCCCAGACCCCGTTCAACAACGTGTTCGAGATCCGGCCCTGA
- a CDS encoding Ms4533A family Cys-rich leader peptide, with protein sequence MQTASGNKSGHVLALIAVGLSAVADVCCCC encoded by the coding sequence ATGCAAACAGCGTCCGGCAACAAGAGCGGCCATGTGCTGGCCCTCATTGCCGTGGGTTTGAGCGCTGTCGCCGATGTCTGTTGTTGTTGCTGA
- a CDS encoding glycoside hydrolase family 15 protein has protein sequence MVLQQTGPSDGSTETENGAKPAHAVAAHTPLTVTAPTPYAPGGSLRNPFPPIADYAFLSDCENTCLISSAGSVEWMCVPRPDSPSVFGAILDRGAGHFRLGPYGVSVPSARRYLPGSLILETTWQTHTGWLIVRDALVMGPWHDLEARSRTHRRTPMDWDAEHILLRTVRCVSGTVELVMNCEPAFDYHRTPATWEYSAQAYGEAIARATRDADAHPTMRLTTNLRLGLEGHEARARTRMKEGDNAFVALSWSKHPAPQTYDEAADKMWQTSEAWRQWINVGDFPDHPWRAYLQRSALTLKGLTYSPTGALLAAPTTSLPETPQGERNWDYRYAWVRDSTFALWGLYTLGLDREADDFFAFIADVSGANNGERHPLQVMYAVGGERTLVEEELHHLSGYDGARPVRIGNGAYNQMQHDIWGTMLDSVYLHAKSREQISDTLWPVLKQQVEEAIKHWKQPDRGIWEVRGEPQHFTSSKIMCWVALDRGSKLAEFQGEKSYAQQWRAIAEEIKADVLKNGVDSRGVLTQRYGDDALDASLLLAVLTRFLPPDDPRVRATVLAIADELTEEGLVLRYRVEETDDGLSGEEGTFTICSFWLVSALVEIGEISRAKHLCERLLSFASPLHLYAEEIEPRTGRHLGNFPQAFTHLALINAVVHVIRAEEEADSSGVFVPANAPM, from the coding sequence ATGGTTCTGCAACAAACCGGGCCGTCGGACGGGTCCACGGAGACCGAAAACGGGGCGAAACCCGCGCACGCTGTCGCGGCGCACACCCCGCTGACCGTGACCGCTCCGACGCCGTATGCCCCCGGCGGGTCGTTGCGGAACCCGTTTCCGCCGATCGCCGACTACGCGTTTTTATCCGACTGCGAGAACACCTGCCTGATCTCCTCGGCCGGGTCCGTCGAGTGGATGTGCGTGCCGCGGCCCGACTCGCCCAGCGTGTTCGGCGCGATCCTGGACCGCGGCGCCGGCCACTTCCGGCTCGGTCCCTACGGGGTGTCGGTACCTTCGGCCCGCCGGTACCTGCCCGGCAGCCTGATCCTCGAGACGACTTGGCAGACCCACACCGGGTGGCTGATCGTGCGCGACGCGCTGGTGATGGGGCCGTGGCACGACCTGGAGGCGCGGTCGCGCACCCACCGCCGCACACCAATGGACTGGGATGCCGAGCACATCCTGCTGCGCACCGTGCGATGCGTGAGCGGCACCGTCGAGTTGGTGATGAACTGCGAGCCGGCGTTCGACTACCACCGCACCCCGGCCACCTGGGAGTACTCGGCCCAGGCCTACGGCGAGGCGATCGCGCGGGCCACCCGCGACGCCGACGCGCATCCGACCATGCGGCTCACCACGAACCTGCGGCTCGGGTTGGAAGGCCACGAGGCGCGGGCCCGCACCCGGATGAAGGAGGGCGACAACGCGTTCGTTGCGCTGTCGTGGTCCAAGCACCCGGCTCCGCAAACCTATGACGAGGCCGCCGACAAGATGTGGCAGACCAGCGAGGCCTGGCGACAGTGGATCAACGTCGGCGACTTCCCCGACCATCCGTGGCGGGCCTATCTGCAGCGCAGCGCGTTGACGCTCAAGGGGCTGACCTACTCCCCGACCGGCGCGCTGTTGGCGGCGCCCACCACCTCGTTGCCCGAAACGCCTCAGGGCGAACGCAATTGGGACTACCGCTACGCGTGGGTGCGCGACTCCACATTCGCGCTGTGGGGGCTCTACACGTTGGGGCTGGACCGCGAGGCCGACGATTTCTTCGCGTTCATCGCCGACGTGTCCGGCGCGAACAACGGTGAGCGCCATCCGCTTCAGGTGATGTACGCCGTCGGCGGGGAGCGCACGCTGGTCGAGGAGGAATTGCACCACCTGTCCGGGTATGACGGTGCGCGGCCCGTGCGCATCGGCAACGGGGCCTACAACCAGATGCAGCACGACATCTGGGGCACCATGCTCGATTCGGTGTACCTGCACGCCAAGTCGCGCGAGCAGATCTCCGACACGCTCTGGCCCGTGCTCAAACAACAGGTCGAAGAGGCGATCAAACACTGGAAGCAGCCCGACCGCGGGATCTGGGAGGTGCGTGGCGAACCGCAGCACTTCACCTCGAGCAAGATCATGTGCTGGGTGGCGCTGGACCGAGGGTCCAAGCTGGCCGAGTTCCAGGGCGAGAAGTCCTATGCCCAACAGTGGCGAGCGATCGCCGAGGAGATCAAGGCCGACGTGCTCAAGAACGGCGTCGACTCCCGCGGAGTGCTGACGCAGCGCTACGGCGACGATGCGCTCGACGCCTCACTGCTGTTGGCCGTGCTGACCCGGTTCCTTCCACCGGACGACCCGCGGGTGCGGGCCACCGTGCTGGCGATCGCCGACGAGCTCACCGAGGAAGGTCTGGTGTTGCGCTACCGCGTCGAGGAGACCGACGACGGGTTGTCCGGCGAGGAGGGCACGTTCACGATCTGCTCGTTCTGGTTGGTGTCGGCGCTGGTCGAGATCGGCGAGATCAGCCGCGCCAAGCATCTGTGCGAGCGACTGCTCTCGTTCGCCAGCCCGCTGCACCTGTACGCCGAGGAGATCGAGCCGCGCACCGGCCGGCACCTCGGAAACTTCCCGCAGGCGTTCACCCATCTAGCGTTGATCAACGCGGTGGTGCACGTGATCCGGGCCGAGGAGGAGGCCGACAGCTCCGGCGTCTTCGTCCCCGCCAACGCCCCGATGTAA
- a CDS encoding phosphoadenylyl-sulfate reductase translates to MTEDDLQALAERGVAELDGASALELLRWTDENFGGNYIVASNMQDAVLVDLAAKVRPGVDVLFLDTGYHFVETIGTRDAVEAVYDVNVVNVRPQNSVAEQDELFGKDLFAREPNECCRMRKVEPLSAALRGYSAWVTGIRRVEAPTRANAPLISWDKAFGLVKINPLAAWTDEDMQAYIDANGVLVNPLVDEGYPSIGCAPCTAKPVEGADPRSGRWAGTGKVECGLHAS, encoded by the coding sequence ATGACAGAGGACGACCTGCAGGCGTTGGCCGAGCGCGGTGTGGCCGAACTCGACGGGGCCAGCGCACTCGAACTGCTGCGCTGGACCGATGAGAATTTCGGCGGCAACTACATCGTGGCGTCGAACATGCAGGATGCGGTGCTCGTCGACCTGGCCGCCAAGGTGCGGCCCGGCGTCGACGTCCTGTTTCTCGACACCGGTTACCACTTCGTGGAGACCATCGGCACCCGCGACGCCGTCGAGGCGGTCTACGACGTCAACGTCGTCAATGTCAGACCGCAGAACAGTGTGGCCGAGCAGGACGAGTTGTTCGGCAAGGACCTGTTCGCCCGCGAGCCCAACGAATGCTGCCGGATGCGCAAGGTCGAACCGCTGTCGGCGGCGCTGCGCGGATACTCCGCATGGGTGACCGGCATCCGCCGGGTCGAGGCACCCACGCGTGCCAACGCGCCACTGATCAGCTGGGACAAGGCATTCGGGCTGGTGAAGATCAACCCGTTGGCGGCCTGGACCGACGAGGACATGCAGGCCTACATCGATGCCAACGGTGTGCTCGTCAATCCGCTTGTGGACGAAGGTTATCCGTCGATCGGCTGCGCGCCGTGCACGGCGAAACCGGTCGAGGGCGCCGATCCGCGCAGCGGCCGGTGGGCCGGCACCGGCAAGGTCGAATGCGGGCTGCACGCGTCGTGA